A window of the Lactuca sativa cultivar Salinas chromosome 5, Lsat_Salinas_v11, whole genome shotgun sequence genome harbors these coding sequences:
- the LOC111888627 gene encoding uncharacterized protein LOC111888627, whose amino-acid sequence MELEMVVNLVVAVGKFGAENTEEVVVERVEIGFEQIVVVVGFGSSVGGMKDCLNQESRMSLHKFYKKKEDSEQQHKYTKVDLNSLPVDPFERPSIEFYHVNQRDEIRRVYLQKWPFQPLNHKFPPHDFGGKPRRFIQSWFDDNKYWLEYSIKEDAAFCLCCYLFKSSIPNQGGSDHFVKSGFKAWNRKSGIDNHKEGTPYYCCPNVSKFDETKTIHRWLADRCDVVDRVVLKNAPKNAQMKCGEIQKDIVQAFSDVILNVIIGELGNDFFAVLVDESRDVSCKEQMALVLRFVNRKVSRLLNIIGSSYKRRDKLRKKQADKVMAALAEGELQSGTGLNQEVDLGEFDSDRDHRAETIRILKWLKSFDFVFCLHFMVDILGVTDHLNTILQRKDQDIVNAMNQVSSSKKAIQEIRDVGWGPLLEKVTLFCAKNEVKVVDLEYDYFNGYSRRRGSQVNNLHHYQVDVFKEVIDMQLQELNNHFNEVNSNLLLCIACLCPSESFKTFDLEKIMKMATLYPEEYPTKYYLRVLEVELGNYIKDVQEDERFADLKSIGDLAKKMVEEKKHIIFPKIYLLVKFAWILPVATASVEHAFSAMKLIKTDIRNKMSDQFLSDSLVSYIEKNVLKDIDNDAIVNMFQDIRPRRVQL is encoded by the exons ATGGAACTTGAGATGGTTGTGAACTTGGTTGTGGCTGTTGGAAAGTTTGGGGCTGAAAACACGGAGGAGGTTGTTGTTGAAAGGGTTGAAATTGGGTTTGAACAAATTGTGGTTGTGGTTGGTTTTGGTAGTAGTGTGGGTGGTATGAAAGATTG TTTG AATCAAGAATCAAGAATGTCTTTGcataagttttataaaaagaaagaagATAGCGAACAACAACATAAGTATACGAAGGTGGATTTAAACTCACTACCCGTTGATCCGTTTGAACGACCGAGTATAGAATTTTATCATGTAAACCAAAGAGATGAAATTAGAAGAGTATACTTACAAAAATGGCCTTTCCAACCTCTAAATCATAAATTCCCACCACATGATTTTGGAGGTAAACCTCGAAGATTTATTCAATCTTGGTTTGATGATAATAAATACTGGTTAGAATATAGTATAAAAGAGGATGCTGCATTTTgtttatgttgttatctattcaaatCAAGTATACCCAATCAAGGTGGATCAGATCATTTTGTGAAATCTGGATTCAAGGCTTGGAATAGGAAATCAGGAATAGATAACCACAAAGAAGGAACTCCATACTATTGTTGTCCAAATGTGTCAAAGTTTGATGAAACAAAGACAATCCATCGC TGGTTAGCCGATCGATGTGATGTTGTAGATCGCGTTGTGTTAAAGAATGCCCCAAAAAATGCACAAATGAAATGTGGTGAAATTCAGAAAGATATTGTGCAAGCATTTTCAGAtgtaattttaaatgttattaTAGGAGAGCTTGGAAATGATTTTTTTGCAGTTTTAGTAGACGAGTCACGTGATGTGTCATGTAAAGAACAAATGGCATTGGTTTTGCGGTTTGTAAATAGAAAAG TTTCTCGGTTGTTAAATATTATTGGATCTTCTTACAAAAGACGAGATAAGTTAAGAAAAAAACAAGCAGATAAAGTTATGGCAGCATTGGCAGAAG GTGAGCTTCAGAGTGGTACCGGTTTGAATCAAGAAGTCG ACCTTGGTGAATTTGATAGTGATCGTGATCATAGAGCTGAAACAATTCGCATCTTAAAGTGGTTAAAATCATTTGATTTTGTGTTTTGTCTACATTTTATGGTTGATATCTTGGGAGTGACGGATCATTTGAATACAATACTACAAAGAAAAGACCAAGATATCGTAAATGCTATGAATCAAGTAAGTAGCTCAAAAAAAGCAATTCAAGAAATTAGAGATGTAGGATGGGGCCCACTTTTAGAGAAAGTGACTTTGTTTTGTGCTAAAAACGAAGTTAAAGTCGTGGATTTAGAATATGACTATTTTAATGGATACAGTCGTCGCAGAGGTTCACAG gTTAACAACTTGCACCATTATCAAGTTGATGTATTTAAGGAGGTGATTGATATGCAACTTCAAGAGCTGAACAATCACTTTAATGAAGTAAACTCAAATTTACTTCTTTGTATTGCTTGTTTGTGCCCAAGTGAATCTTTCAAAACCTTTGATTTAGAAAAGATAATGAAAATGGCTACACTTTATCCGGAAGAGTATCCAACAAAATATTATCTTCGAGTTCTTGAAGTGGAACTTGGAAATTACATTAAAGATGTGCAAGAAGATGAGCGATTTGCTGATTTGAAGAGCATTGGAGACCTTGCCAAAAAGATGGTCGAAGAAAAGAAGCATATAATATTTCCTAAGATTTACCTTCTTGTGAAATTTGCATGGATCTTACCCGTAGCAACAGCAAGTGTGGAACACGCATTTTCAGCAATGAAGTTGATAAAGACCGATATACGTAACAAAATGAGTGATCAATTTTTGAGTGATAGTTTAGTGTCGTATAttgaaaaaaatgttttaaaagatATCGATAATGACGCAATTGTGAATATGTTTCAAGATATAAGACCTCGTAGGGTTCAattgtaa
- the LOC111888628 gene encoding probable prefoldin subunit 4, whose translation MQQAGGGSETEVTWEDQQNINKFGRLNNRYHELDDEIRIAMEANENFEDASNELILTDEEVVRFQIGEVFAHVPRDEVEIRIEQMKETTTKHLEKLKDEKESIVAQMADLKKILYAKFKESINLEED comes from the exons ATGCAGCAG GCTGGTGGTGGCTCTGAAACTGAGGTGACATGGGAGGATCAGCAGAACATTAAcaaatttgggagattgaacaACCGGTATCATGAACTTGATGATGAAATAAGGATTGCCATg GAAGCAAATGAGAATTTTGAGGATGCAAGCAACGAATTGATTCTAACGGATGAGGAGGTGGTTCGTTTCCAAATTGGTGAAGTGTTTGCTCATGTTCCAAGAGATGAAGTGGAAATAAGAATCGAACAGATGAAAGAGACAACAACCAAACATTTGGAGAAACTCAAGGATGAGAAGGAATCGATAGTTGCACAAATGGCGGATTTGAAGAAGATTTTGTATGCTAAGTTTAAGGAATCAATCAACCTCGAGGAAGACTAG
- the LOC128134261 gene encoding uncharacterized protein LOC128134261, with protein sequence MKTTTNGFKKHNQVVEGKKKSKDSTKKKNTQWTEEEATLAKAWIAISQDGDVANAQSGHSFWNRILDHFHALLGRQTSRTYDSVNAKWHDLRATCTKFNDVFDNLKNMHRSGSNDFNILSTALHQYKITNNGKPFGNQKAWEVCRNGPKWVLYPETAHSGSTTGSNKRPRTSESEIGANLDLNDEFDATEGEGPSDVHLRRPPGSDKARKGASSSGKSTNEDLSLGSLTAGGRRRPAVVDSRRLGRTTVGKRRRFSLCKDEVTVKEVDMSGLDGL encoded by the exons ATGAAGACGACGACGAACGGGTTCAAGAAACACAACCAAGTCGTAGAAGGCAAAAAAAAATCCAAAGAttcaacaaagaagaaaaacacccaATGGACCGAGGAGGAGGCGACTTTAGCTAAAGCTTGGATTGCCATATCACAAGACGGGGATGTCGCCAACGCGCAATCGGGACATAGCTTTTGGAATCGTATTTTAGACCACTTCCATGCGTTATTGGGAAGGCAAACGAGCCGGACATATGATTCAGTCAATGCTAAATGGCACGATCTTAGAGCAACGTGTACCAAATTTAACGACGTATTTGACAATTTAAAAAATATGCATCGAAGTGGTAGCAACGATTTCAACATTTTGTCAACGGCGTTGCACCAATACAAAATTACCAACAATGGTAAACCTTTTGGCAACCAAAAAGCGTGGGAAGTTTGTCGCAATGGCCCAAAATGGGTCCTTTATCCGGAAACGGCGCATTCGGGATCTACCACCGGTTCCAACAAAAGGCCGAGAACGTCCGAGTCGGAGATCGGTGCTAACCTCGACCTCAATGATGAGTTCGACGCCACCGAGGGGGAGGGTCCATCGGACGTCCATCTTCGTCGACCACCGGGTAGTGACAAAGCGAGAAAGGGGGCTTCATCTAGCGGAAAATCAACCAACGAGGAC CTGTCGCTGGGCTCATTGACGGCTGGAGGGAGACGGCGGCCGGCGGTGGTAGACAGCCGGCGACTTGGCCGGACGACAGTCGGCAAACGGAGAAG GTTTTCCTTATGCAAAGATGAGGTGACGGTGAAAGAAGTTGATATGTCAGGTTTGGATGGATTGTAA
- the LOC111888623 gene encoding beta-1,3-galactosyltransferase 7 isoform X2: MKNNRTGGGKVSPKWIIIFSIFSFVLGMLFTNRVWDPIESDGRIMRRKEQETKFVTDDCITNKDNDLLGEVHKTQQAIQSLGNSISELKLELPSNQNSSKEVKDDNLISNKTKKVEVEVEVEDKIERRKKAFMVIGINTAFSSRRRRDSIRETWMPRGEKLLQLEKEKGIVVRFMIGHSATSKSILDRAIDSEEAQHKDFFRLEHVEGYHELTAKTRIFFSTAFAKWDAKFYVKVDDDVHVNLGMLATTLGRYQSKQRVYTGCMKSGPVLSQKNVKYHEPEYWKFGEEGNKYFRHATGQIYAISNDLAAYISTNQPILHKFANEDVSLGAWFIGLDVEHIDDRNMCCGTPPDCEWKAEAGNVCIASFDWSCSGICRSVERLKDVHKRCGEDPAALWNAQY, encoded by the exons ATGAAGAACAACCGAACCGGAGGAGGGAAAGTATCACCTAAATGGATTATCATTTTCAGCATCTTCAGTTTCGTCCTTGGCATGCTCTTTACAAACAG GGTGTGGGATCCAATTGAATCCGATGGGAGGATCATGAGGCGGAAAGAACAAGAGACAAAATTCGTCACCGATGATTGTATAACAAACAAG GATAATGATCTACTGGGAGAAGTTCATAAAACCCAACAAGCAATCCA GTCACTAGGAAACTCGATTTCAGAGCTGAAATTGGAGCTCCCAAGCAATCAGAATTCATCCAAAGAAGTGAAAGATGATAATTTGATTTCTAATAAGACAAAGAAAGTTGAAGTTGAAGTTGAAGTTGAAGACAAGATTGAGAGAAGGAAAAAGGCGTTTATGGTTATTGGGATCAACACTGCTTTTAGTAGTAGAAGGAGACGTGATTCGATTAGGGAAACATGGATGCCTAGGG GCGAAAAGCTACTTCAACTCGAGAAGGAAAAGGGTATTGTTGTCCGTTTCATGATTGGCCATAG TGCGACATCTAAAAGCATTCTAGATCGAGCCATCGACTCTGAAGAAGCTCAACATAAAGATTTCTTTAGGCTT GAACATGTTGAAGGGTATCATGAATTGACTGCTAAAACACGCATATTCTTTTCTACTGCATTTGCCAAATGGGATGCAAAGTTTTATGTCAAAGTGGATGATGATGTTCATGTCAATCTTG GCATGTTAGCTACAACTCTTGGAAGATATCAGTCAAAACAGAGAGTGTACACAGGGTGTATGAAATCCGGGCCTGTTCTCTCCCAAAA GAATGTGAAATACCATGAACCTGAATACTGGAaatttggagaagaaggaaataaatattttaggcATGCAACTGGTCAGATTTATGCCATTTCTAATGATTTAGCTGCGTACATCTCCACCAATCA GCCCATTTTGCATAAATTTGCTAATGAAGACGTGTCACTTGGTGCTTGGTTTATTGGTCTTGATGTTGAGCACATTGATGATCGCAATATGTGTTGTGGGACCCCTCCTG ATTGCGAATGGAAGGCAGAAGCGGGTAACGTATGCATTGCATCATTCGATTGGAGTTGCAGTGGAATTTGTCGTTCGGTTGAAAGACTCAAAGATGTTCACAAAAGATGTGGTGAAGATCCCGCAGCTCTTTGGAATGCACAATATTGA
- the LOC111888622 gene encoding uncharacterized protein LOC111888622 translates to MSNSDEELRRRKYEEALEVKSLRRIISAYLNYPEAAEEDVKRYERSFRRLPVSHKAHLAHLPLKYQKLRRCISKNTFFIFEMLKAFEPPVDMSQDDETCEHLDDDDGSCGHHHDHDHHHHHHSGDRDPCACESASVSGRPNPAICGEVCSGHEEKNENCCDPESANECTTNTHNDGCDNITDVKNQELFDSNKDISSVPHESESPDRLDSMPHFHVPLVDVDKVRCVIRNIVRDWATEGQKEREQCYGPILEELKRHFPNINKESPPTCLVPGAGLGRLALEISCLGFVSQGNEFSYYMMICSSFILNQTQVIGEWTIHPWIHSNCNSLSDSDQLRPVSIPDIHPASAGITEGFSMCGGDFVEVYSDPSQVGAWDSVVTCFFLDTAHNIVEYIEIISKILKQGGVWINLGPLLYHFADVYGQDDEMSVELSLEDVKRVAINYGFELEVEKTIETTYTTNPKAMMQNHYFSAFWTMRKKSSTTSIQVSMDE, encoded by the exons ATGTCTAACAGCGACGAAGAACTTCGCCGGAGGAAGTACGAAGAAGCCCTAGAAGTCAAATCACTTAGGCGCATCATCTCCGCCTACCTCAA TTACCCTGAGGCTGCAGAGGAGGATGTGAAAAGATATGAGAGATCTTTTAGAAGGCTTCCAGTGTCTCACAAG GCTCATTTGGCACATCTTCCTTTAAAATATCAAAAACTGAGACG GTGTATCTCAAAGAACACCTTTTTCATTTTTGAAATGCTAAAG GCATTTGAGCCTCCTGTTGATATGAGCCAAGATGATGAAACTTGTGAACATCtggatgatgatgatggttcATGTGGCCATCATCATGAtcatgatcatcatcatcatcatcactcagGGGATAGGGATCCATGTGCTTGTGAATCGGCTTCAGTAAGTGGAAGACCAAATCCTGCAATATGTGGTGAAGTTTGCAGTGGGCATGAG GAGAAGAATGAAAATTGTTGTGATCCAGAATCTGCAAATGAATGCACAACAAACACTCATAATGATGGATGCGATAATATTACAGATGTCAAGAATCAGGAACTTTTTGATTCCAACAAGGAT ATATCATCTGTTCCTCATGAATCTGAATCCCCTGATAGGTTAGATTCAATGCCACATTTCCATGTTCCTCTAGTGGATGTTGACAAG GTTCGATGTGTCATCAGGAATATTGTCAGAGACTGGGCTACTGAG GGGCAGAAGGAAAGAGAACAATGTTATGGGCCTATTCTTGAAGAGCTTAAACGCCATTTCCCTAACATTAATAAAGAAAG CCCTCCAACATGTCTAGTTCCAGGAGCTGGATTAGGAAGACTGGCCTTGGAAATTTCATGTCTTG gttttgtaAGTCAAGGAAATGAATTTTCCTACTACATGATGATCTGTTCAAGTTTTATTCTCAATCA gaCTCAGGTTATAGGGGAATGGACTATTCATCCATGGATTCACAGCAACTGCAACTCATTATCTGATTCTGATCAGCTTCGTCCAGTTTCAATCCCAGATATTCATCCTGCAAG TGCAGGGATTACAGAAGGTTTTTCCATGTGTGGTGGGGACTTTGTTGAAGTATACAGTGACCCAAGTCAAGTAG GAGCTTGGGATTCAGTTGTAACTTGCTTCTTCCTTGATACAGCACACAATATTGTTGAATACATTGAAATCATCTCAAAAATTCTTAAACAAGGGGGA GTGTGGATAAATTTGGGTCCCCTACTCTATCACTTTGCAGATGTTTATGGTCAAGATGAT GAAATGTCAGTTGAGTTAAGTTTGGAAGATGTGAAAAGGGTCGCAATCAATTATGGATTTGAATTGGAG GTAGAGAAAACTATTGAAACAACATACACTACAAATCCCAAAGCAATGATGCAA AATCACTATTTTTCAGCATTTTGGACAATGAGAAAGAAATCATCGACCACAAGTATACAAGTGAGCATGGATGAATGA
- the LOC111888623 gene encoding beta-1,3-galactosyltransferase 7 isoform X1 — MKNNRTGGGKVSPKWIIIFSIFSFVLGMLFTNRVWDPIESDGRIMRRKEQETKFVTDDCITNKDNDLLGEVHKTQQAIQSNRSLGNSISELKLELPSNQNSSKEVKDDNLISNKTKKVEVEVEVEDKIERRKKAFMVIGINTAFSSRRRRDSIRETWMPRGEKLLQLEKEKGIVVRFMIGHSATSKSILDRAIDSEEAQHKDFFRLEHVEGYHELTAKTRIFFSTAFAKWDAKFYVKVDDDVHVNLGMLATTLGRYQSKQRVYTGCMKSGPVLSQKNVKYHEPEYWKFGEEGNKYFRHATGQIYAISNDLAAYISTNQPILHKFANEDVSLGAWFIGLDVEHIDDRNMCCGTPPDCEWKAEAGNVCIASFDWSCSGICRSVERLKDVHKRCGEDPAALWNAQY; from the exons ATGAAGAACAACCGAACCGGAGGAGGGAAAGTATCACCTAAATGGATTATCATTTTCAGCATCTTCAGTTTCGTCCTTGGCATGCTCTTTACAAACAG GGTGTGGGATCCAATTGAATCCGATGGGAGGATCATGAGGCGGAAAGAACAAGAGACAAAATTCGTCACCGATGATTGTATAACAAACAAG GATAATGATCTACTGGGAGAAGTTCATAAAACCCAACAAGCAATCCA GTCTAATAGGTCACTAGGAAACTCGATTTCAGAGCTGAAATTGGAGCTCCCAAGCAATCAGAATTCATCCAAAGAAGTGAAAGATGATAATTTGATTTCTAATAAGACAAAGAAAGTTGAAGTTGAAGTTGAAGTTGAAGACAAGATTGAGAGAAGGAAAAAGGCGTTTATGGTTATTGGGATCAACACTGCTTTTAGTAGTAGAAGGAGACGTGATTCGATTAGGGAAACATGGATGCCTAGGG GCGAAAAGCTACTTCAACTCGAGAAGGAAAAGGGTATTGTTGTCCGTTTCATGATTGGCCATAG TGCGACATCTAAAAGCATTCTAGATCGAGCCATCGACTCTGAAGAAGCTCAACATAAAGATTTCTTTAGGCTT GAACATGTTGAAGGGTATCATGAATTGACTGCTAAAACACGCATATTCTTTTCTACTGCATTTGCCAAATGGGATGCAAAGTTTTATGTCAAAGTGGATGATGATGTTCATGTCAATCTTG GCATGTTAGCTACAACTCTTGGAAGATATCAGTCAAAACAGAGAGTGTACACAGGGTGTATGAAATCCGGGCCTGTTCTCTCCCAAAA GAATGTGAAATACCATGAACCTGAATACTGGAaatttggagaagaaggaaataaatattttaggcATGCAACTGGTCAGATTTATGCCATTTCTAATGATTTAGCTGCGTACATCTCCACCAATCA GCCCATTTTGCATAAATTTGCTAATGAAGACGTGTCACTTGGTGCTTGGTTTATTGGTCTTGATGTTGAGCACATTGATGATCGCAATATGTGTTGTGGGACCCCTCCTG ATTGCGAATGGAAGGCAGAAGCGGGTAACGTATGCATTGCATCATTCGATTGGAGTTGCAGTGGAATTTGTCGTTCGGTTGAAAGACTCAAAGATGTTCACAAAAGATGTGGTGAAGATCCCGCAGCTCTTTGGAATGCACAATATTGA